TGCTCACCATCGTGTGATTGCTGCGCAGCTCCTTGAACACGCGGAGCGAGCTGATCAACCCCAGCCGGACCCTGGGCACCACCCCGTCCCGGGTGTGGCCGGTGAACTTGGTCCGGAACAGGAACAGGGTCAACGGGAGGTAGAACGCGACGTTGGCGAAGATGCCGGCCGTCGGACCGAGTCCGAGCAGCAGCGCCGAGCCGACCACCGGCCCGAACAGCACCCCGAGGCTACGGAACGTGGCGTTGAGCCGGACCGCGCTGGGTAGTTCGTCGTGGCCGACGAAGTCGTGCAGCATCAGTTGCTCCCCGGGACCCCACAGCGAACCGGCGCATCCGTGCAACACCAGCAGCACACAGGCCTCCCAGACGTGCAGGGAGCCGGTGAGGAACAGGATTCCCCAGGTCACCGATACGGCCATGAACAGCACCTGCGCGGCCTGGATCAGGCGTCGGCAGTCGTGGCGGTCGGCCAGCCCGCCGAAGTAGACCGAGAACAACAGGAACGGCACCCAGTGACTGATCACCTGGAACCCGGTCAGAGCCGGGGAGTGGAACTTCTCCCACAGCACCCAATAGGTGATGACGTGTTCGATGTTGTCGGCCATCATGGCCAGGGCGGCACCGAAGAGATAGGGCCGGCAATCACGGTTCCGCAGGGCAGCGAACTTGCGCACCGCCGCGGACGGCGCACCCGAGACGGGCCGCGGGGCCGATACCGGCGTGGCGACCTCGGGCGCACCCACCGGATCGGGGGTGTGGGTGGGGCTGCCACAACTGGCGCACATGATGAGCGCTCCTCGCCGACGTCGCTGGTCGCACCGACGCGGGTCGTCGCCGGAGGTGATGGCGAGACAGTCTCCTGCCTCGTGGTTCCTGCCTTCTTCTGGAGCCGGGGCTCGGCGTCCGCCGGGAGCGGTGGACGCGGGGACTCGCTAGAGGATCGCCCCCGGCGAATACCTGGCCGCCTCTGGGTGCTCGGCCGTGACGACCGCAATCTTGCCCAGGACCGCCGCCACCTGAGCCGACGCCACTCCGGTGAACGAGAGCGGGTCGGCCAGCAGCGCATCCAGGTCGGCCTGCGACAGCGGCAACCGCTCGTCCGCGCCGAGCCGCGCCGTCAGGTCGTTCTCGGTCTGGCCGGTCTCGCGCATGGCCAGGGCCACGCCGACCGCGTGCTCCTTGATCGCCTCGTGAGCGGTCTCCCGCCCGACGCCGGCCCGCACCGCACTCATCAGCACCTTCGTGGTGGCCAGGAACGGCAGATAGCGCTGCAGCTCGCGGTCGATGACGGCCGGGTAGGCCCCGAAGTCCTCCAGGACGGTCAGGAACGTCTCCAGCAGACCGTCGATCGCGTAGAACGCGTCGGGCAGCGCGATCCGC
This window of the Nakamurella panacisegetis genome carries:
- a CDS encoding MFS transporter, with translation MCASCGSPTHTPDPVGAPEVATPVSAPRPVSGAPSAAVRKFAALRNRDCRPYLFGAALAMMADNIEHVITYWVLWEKFHSPALTGFQVISHWVPFLLFSVYFGGLADRHDCRRLIQAAQVLFMAVSVTWGILFLTGSLHVWEACVLLVLHGCAGSLWGPGEQLMLHDFVGHDELPSAVRLNATFRSLGVLFGPVVGSALLLGLGPTAGIFANVAFYLPLTLFLFRTKFTGHTRDGVVPRVRLGLISSLRVFKELRSNHTMVSMIVLGGLASFFVGASIQSSMPIFASDLSAGSSGLAYGALLFANGVGGVIGGVLLEATGRIRPSVRAAVVSTAVYGLTTLYFAITSSYLMALLMLLIGGAANLASMSIGQTVVQLLAPPGQRGQVLGVYGVSANGLRAGSGFTVGLLGAAIGVHTSLGLSAALLCLGTAAAGWYALRGRSASTG